A DNA window from Melanotaenia boesemani isolate fMelBoe1 chromosome 6, fMelBoe1.pri, whole genome shotgun sequence contains the following coding sequences:
- the lin37 gene encoding protein lin-37 homolog has protein sequence MHHVKIKTERPDVEGTGARSRLDAVLKGLVEKSETERETNEDDPRKILADSLNKDLSPSSAGKRPSTRFPQHRRKKRKEMEEGLPETNQHKQNAYIIKLFDRSVDLAQFNTSTPLYPICRAWMRNNPSVREPVASPSSPHSMTEEEVTDMMNGKGQNVYRLPPPTSSPVSQSGELLNLRIPQTEKPTVSKLYDVAVPGPLIGDHMERWKKIRQKWKECSNKNQLRYSESIRILKEMKDLYDH, from the exons ATGCACCACGTCAAGATCAAGACTGAAAGGCCAG ATGTAGAGGGGACTGGAGCACGCAGCCGGTTGGATGCTGTACTAAAGGGGCTTGTAGAGAAGAGTGAAACGGAAAG GGAGACAAATGAGGACGACCCGAGAAAAATATTAGCAGATTCTTTAAACAA GGATTTGTCTCCATCATCTGCTGGGAAAAG ACCCTCAACTCGATTCCCGCAGCACCGGAGGAAGAAGCGAAAGGAGATGGAAGAGGGCTTACCTGAGACTAACCAgcataaacaaa ATGCTTACATTATTAAGCTGTTTGATCGCAGTGTTGATTTAGCTCAGTTTAACACAAGCACCCCGCTGTATCCAATCTGTCGTGCCTGGATGAGAAACAATCCTTCTGTTAGAGAGCCAGTTGCTTCCCCGAGCTCCCCACACAGCATGACGGAGGAAGAG GTTACAGACATGATGAACGGTAAAGGTCAGAATGTCTACAGACTACCTCCTCCAACTTCAAGTCCAGTTAGCCAATCTGGGGAACTCCTCAATCTCAGGATCCCACAGACTGAAAAACCCACTGTTTCCAAG TTATATGATGTTGCTGTACCAGGACCTCTAATCGGTGACCACATGGAACGCTGGAAAAAGATCAGGCAAAA ATGGAAGGAGTGTTCCAACAAGAACCAGTTAAGATACAGTGAGAGCATCAGGATCCTGAAGGAAATGAAGGACCTCTATGATCACTAA
- the proser3 gene encoding proline and serine-rich protein 3, with amino-acid sequence MKSRQNPFPPASTGRRAHPSRKQSLTKKEKETTLSPDRLSHRSRVHLHSRSQGEQQLYNDDGHFSASDGLPVFTDIWPSTHCEFSPGRSTASPEMEATKQSMRSERLKVSSEAQEDSVLAKYIDRFRHGQPQSREERQQVAFTNGEEQVPFWWITHSAMGKDAHNYSPVGRHRHDRSLSVLSDTSQGEFEDTEILQLQDRANRLLLRGECSPSDGSVPVSSDGLGCSNFSSPVSVDEPVRQHVTPSLIQSFAAKDSSDSNRAVSSQKSVIPTLGPSTRPEEDILFQWRLRRKMEQAREWPQTLQHSSIHGSAFSWQTPSLNHPSTSGQPCKFSQSDAAPQAETTEAKIMYPPAPSPQPFPAYVLSGSSVSQPQALANVPAHMHLLCDVLPCPIQPSRSEGEKNISQRLDESKSTVIHKKVQVPDDGPFGAHQSSSPYASCETTEREEHSHQKVPEKTKKKRAESKEPEKKMALSTRQQRKSARGSSDQGLPKKVTPWKEHHLLEEVQEFTSKSCSVDHEPPPSPVHTALGQVVSDVLFPAVGSSPGQKIPVSLVTPPLTVSSQSPVPQCDVQNSLKVISQLLQETEDSDEKEFEDDPLLQVLRQKRKWVKDQISEVDTILSEFHKEQQVT; translated from the exons ATGAAATCCAG GCAGAATCCCTTCCCACCAGCATCCACAGGGAGGAGGGCACACCCGTCCCGAAAGCAGTCCCtgacaaagaaagagaaagaaaca acTCTGAGTCCTGATCGTTTAAGCCATAGATCCAGAGTACACTTACACTCACGAAGCCAGGGGGAACAACAGCTGTACAACGATGATGGTCATTTTTCTGCCTCTGATGGACTACCAGTTTTTACTGACATCTGGCCCTCCACTCACTGTGAATTCTCTCCTGGCCGCAGTACTGCCTCTCCTGAAATGGAGGCAACCAAACAGTCTATGAGATCAGAGAGATTAAAAGTTTCTTCAGAAGCTCAAGAGGATTCGGTGCTGGCAAA ATACATTGATCGGTTTCGCCACGGTCAACCTCAGAGTCGAGAGGAGCGCCAGCAGGTGGCCTTCACCAATGGAGAGGAGCAGGTGCCTTTTTGGTGGATAACACACTCAGCAATGGGCAAAG ACGCCCATAATTACAGCCCAGTTGGACGGCATCGGCATGACAGATCCCtcagt GTTTTGTCTGACACTTCCCAGGGTGAGTTTGAGGACACAGAAATACTACAACTTCAGGATAGGGCTAACAGACTTCTGCTGAGAGG tgaatGTAGTCCAAGTGATGGATCTGTCCCCGTCAGCTCAGATGGCCTGGGATGCTCCAATTTCTCCTCTCCAGTCAGTGTAGACGAGCCAGTGCGACAACATGTGACACCCAGTTTGATTCAATCTTTTGCTG CAAAGGACAGCTCAGACTCAAATCGGGCCGTATCCTCCCAAAAATCTGTCATCCCTACTTTGGGGCCCAGCACACGTCCAGAAGAGGACATTTTATTCCAGTGGCGTTTACGGAGAAAGATGGAGCAAGCTAGGGAGTGGCCCCAAACCCTGCAACACTCCAGTATTCATGGTTCTGCATTTAGCTGGCAGACCCCCAGTTTAAACCATCCATCAACCAGTGGACAACCTTGCAAG TTCTCACAAAGCGATGCTGCTCCCCAAGCAGAAACCACTGAGGCCAAAATAATGTATCCCCCAGCTCCAAGCCCTCAACCCTTCCCTGCTTATGTTCTCTCTGGCTCTTCAGTCTCTCAACCCCAGGCTCTTGCCAACGTTCCTGCCCACATGCATCTGCTCTGTGATGTACTTCCCTGCCCCATCCAGCCATCTCGTTCTGAAGGCgagaaaaacatttctcaaaGGTTAGATGAATCTAAATCCACAGTTATCCATAAAAAAGTCCAAGTCCCTGATGATGGGCCTTTTGGAGCTCATCAGTCGTCTTCACCATATGCATCATGTGAAACTACAGAGAGAGAGGAGCATAGTCACCAAAAAGTACCTgaaaaaaccaagaaaaagagagcagagagcaAAGAGCCAGAGAAGAAGATGGCACTCTCCACCAGACAGCAGAGGAAATCAGCAAG GGGTTCTTCAGATCAGGGTCTTCCAAAAAAGGTCACGCCATGGAAAGAGCATCATCTACTGGAAGAAGTCCAAGAGTTTACCAGTAAAAGCTGCAGTGTTGATCATGAACCACCACCCTCTCCAGTACACACTGCTTTAGGACAG GTAGTTTCAGACGTTTTGTTCCCTGCGGTGGGTTCATCTCCTGGGCAGAAGATCCCTGTTTCGTTGGTTACACCTCCTCTGACTGTCTCCTCACAATCTCCAGTTCCTCAATGTGATGTTCAGAACTCTCTGAAAGTCATTTCACAGCTTCTTCAAGAGACTGAAG ATTCTGATGAAAAAGAGTTTGAAGATGACCCCCTGTTACAAGTCCTTCGCCAGAAGAGAAAATGGGTAAAGGATCAGATCAG TGAAGTGGACACTATCCTGAGTGAATTCCACAAGGAGCAACAAGTTACTTGA
- the hspb6 gene encoding heat shock protein beta-6 isoform X1, protein MDFILPNTLTTGGIPWEKVLPPLIPRLNGTYGHYSWSPLLIPETDNASSTEVHCDENGFTVQVDVKHFNPKDLLVKVIGEFVEVQGKHEEKKKDGPGFTTRQFNRRYRIPKGVDTMALESAVSPEGILIISAPMLKSANTKALT, encoded by the exons ATGGACTTCATCCTACCAAATACTCTGACAACTGGTGGTATTCCATGGGAAAAGGTTTTACCACCTCTTATTCCACGTCTGAACGGGACTTACGGTCATTATAGCTGGTCTCCATTACTCATTCCAGAGACTGATAATGCCAGCTCTACAGAG GTGCATTGTGATGAGAACGGCTTTACAGTTCAAGTTGATGTAAAGCATTTCAACCCAAAGGACCTACTGGTTAAAGTAATAGGAGAGTTTGTAGAAGTGCAAgggaaacatgaagaaaaaaag AAGGATGGCCCTGGCTTTACAACACGGCAGTTTAACCGCCGCTACCGAATCCCAAAGGGAGTAGACACCATGGCTTTGGAGTCAGCCGTCTCCCCAGAAGGCATTCTTATAATATCTGCGCCTATGCTTAAATCTGCAAACACCAAAGCCCTGACTTAA
- the hspb6 gene encoding heat shock protein beta-6 isoform X2, with protein MDFILPNTLTTGGIPWEKVLPPLIPRLNGTYGHYSWSPLLIPETDNASSTEVHCDENGFTVQVDVKHFNPKDLLVKVIGEFVEVQGKHEEKKDGPGFTTRQFNRRYRIPKGVDTMALESAVSPEGILIISAPMLKSANTKALT; from the exons ATGGACTTCATCCTACCAAATACTCTGACAACTGGTGGTATTCCATGGGAAAAGGTTTTACCACCTCTTATTCCACGTCTGAACGGGACTTACGGTCATTATAGCTGGTCTCCATTACTCATTCCAGAGACTGATAATGCCAGCTCTACAGAG GTGCATTGTGATGAGAACGGCTTTACAGTTCAAGTTGATGTAAAGCATTTCAACCCAAAGGACCTACTGGTTAAAGTAATAGGAGAGTTTGTAGAAGTGCAAgggaaacatgaagaaaaaaag GATGGCCCTGGCTTTACAACACGGCAGTTTAACCGCCGCTACCGAATCCCAAAGGGAGTAGACACCATGGCTTTGGAGTCAGCCGTCTCCCCAGAAGGCATTCTTATAATATCTGCGCCTATGCTTAAATCTGCAAACACCAAAGCCCTGACTTAA
- the psenen gene encoding gamma-secretase subunit PEN-2 → MNLERLPNEEKLSLCRKYYLGGFAFLPFLWLVNVVWFFREAFVKPAYTEQLQIKTYVQRSALGLLLWVAVLTTWITIFQHFRAEWGEVGDYLSFTIPLGTP, encoded by the exons ATGAACCTGGAACGACTTCCAAATGAGGAGAAACTCAGCCTGTGCAGAAAATATTACTTGG GTGGTTTTGCATTTCTTCCTTTCCTGTGGCTTGTTaatgttgtttggtttttccgGGAGGCTTTTGTGAAGCCAGCCTACACTGAACAGCTccagataaaaacat ATGTTCAGCGGTCAGCTCTGGGGCTGCTGTTGTGGGTAGCAGTACTCACGACCTGGATCACAATTTTCCAGCACTTCAGAGCAGAGTGGGGGGAGGTGGGAGATTACCTCTCCTTTACAATTCCACTGGGCACTccatga